A single region of the Biomaibacter acetigenes genome encodes:
- a CDS encoding site-2 protease family protein: MANFFGPEMLLRIPALLIAITFHEYAHAKVSDAMGDPTPRWTGRLSLNPMAHLDPVGLLMLWIFRFGWAKPVQINPSYYRDPKKGILLVSLAGPLSNLFLAFITMVLIKLNLFFSGILSTFIHILFVYNLVLAVFNLIPIPPLDGSKILMSLLPGRQGYVFSQMEAYGPLILILLVYFGLLNIILDPLITFVHIGLDTLSNLILFRF; encoded by the coding sequence ATGGCAAATTTTTTCGGACCCGAGATGCTATTGAGAATACCTGCGTTGTTAATAGCCATTACTTTTCATGAATATGCCCATGCCAAAGTTTCGGACGCCATGGGGGACCCGACGCCGCGGTGGACTGGCAGACTGTCATTAAATCCCATGGCCCATCTTGATCCGGTGGGTTTGCTGATGCTATGGATTTTCCGGTTCGGGTGGGCGAAACCTGTCCAGATAAATCCCTCATATTACAGAGACCCTAAAAAAGGCATATTGCTGGTATCACTGGCTGGTCCCCTTTCTAACTTATTTCTGGCTTTTATCACGATGGTTTTAATAAAGCTGAATTTGTTTTTCAGCGGGATTCTGTCAACATTTATTCATATACTTTTTGTTTATAATCTTGTGCTGGCAGTTTTTAATCTTATACCCATTCCACCCCTTGACGGCTCCAAAATTTTGATGAGTCTGCTGCCGGGAAGGCAGGGCTATGTCTTTTCTCAAATGGAGGCATATGGCCCGCTTATCCTTATTTTGCTGGTTTACTTTGGACTTTTAAATATTATTCTGGATCCTCTCATTACTTTTGTCCACATAGGGTTGGATACATTGTCTAATCTAATTTTATTTAGATTTTAA
- a CDS encoding D-alanyl-D-alanine carboxypeptidase family protein, which yields MLKKTLILLFIFVTVCSGFARAENISLNVDARAYVLMEPVTGRILIEKNSEEKRAMASTTKIMTAIIALERGNLESKVRVSTKAAAIGGSSFYLRAGETMSLENLLYGLLLPSGNDAAVAIAEHIGGNEKNFVDLMNLKALEIGALNTHFMNPHGLDEPGHYTTARDLAMIARYAWGIPKFREIVQTREKIINEGSHSRHIYNTNRLLWSKIGVNGIKTGYTGAAGRCLVASAARNGFQLIAVVLGTGDHFGNSYKLLNYGFSHYKYEHVVVKDRLYTTARVENGILDIALLVAGEDIFLPVGENETVDLKMVVPDSIKAPVIKNQPIGEIQVFIKGKQVCKTVLKSAQDIREKTFFDMFYRIIREWLSFSEAPFGAFLLYKYYYVNITIIKGWIFRKNKINIEST from the coding sequence ATGCTGAAAAAAACTTTAATACTATTATTTATTTTTGTTACAGTATGTTCGGGTTTTGCAAGGGCGGAAAATATTTCTCTTAATGTTGACGCCCGGGCATATGTCTTAATGGAACCAGTTACCGGACGGATTTTGATAGAGAAAAATTCTGAAGAAAAAAGGGCTATGGCGAGCACCACGAAAATAATGACGGCGATAATTGCCCTGGAAAGGGGGAATCTGGAGTCAAAGGTTAGAGTTAGTACAAAAGCTGCCGCTATAGGAGGTTCATCCTTTTACCTCCGAGCAGGAGAAACCATGTCTCTAGAAAACCTACTTTACGGACTTCTTCTGCCATCAGGGAATGATGCCGCCGTAGCAATTGCAGAACATATTGGGGGCAATGAAAAAAACTTTGTAGATTTAATGAATTTAAAAGCATTGGAAATTGGGGCATTAAATACTCATTTCATGAATCCTCACGGCCTTGACGAGCCCGGACATTATACTACAGCCCGGGATCTGGCAATGATTGCGCGGTATGCATGGGGTATCCCAAAATTCAGAGAAATAGTTCAAACCAGAGAAAAGATCATAAATGAAGGCAGCCATTCAAGGCACATTTATAATACCAACAGGCTTTTGTGGAGTAAAATCGGAGTTAATGGTATAAAAACTGGTTATACAGGCGCAGCCGGAAGATGCCTTGTGGCCTCGGCGGCAAGAAACGGTTTTCAATTGATTGCTGTGGTCCTGGGAACAGGGGATCATTTCGGCAACTCTTATAAGCTGTTGAACTACGGGTTTTCCCATTACAAATACGAGCATGTGGTGGTAAAAGACAGATTATATACTACGGCCCGGGTGGAAAATGGAATACTTGACATAGCACTGCTGGTGGCAGGTGAAGATATTTTTCTTCCGGTTGGCGAAAATGAAACAGTTGATTTGAAGATGGTGGTCCCCGACAGTATAAAGGCACCGGTAATTAAAAACCAGCCCATAGGTGAAATTCAAGTTTTTATTAAGGGAAAACAGGTTTGCAAAACTGTATTGAAGTCCGCTCAAGATATACGTGAAAAAACATTCTTTGACATGTTTTATAGAATTATAAGAGAATGGTTGAGTTTTAGCGAAGCACCTTTTGGTGCTTTTTTACTATATAAATATTACTATGTAAATATTACTATTATTAAAGGCTGGATATTTAGAAAAAATAAGATTAATATAGAATCCACGTAA
- a CDS encoding MazG nucleotide pyrophosphohydrolase domain-containing protein, whose amino-acid sequence MELEKAVELIWENRKYTTTDPKEAISHLNEEVAESLKALLRNEQDKAKRELEDALSCLFIALKVLDINPEEAVMRQVTQMKQRHEKMMIFKKDKVEIYVNGVLKGGWSIWSDEDVKEAEKIAKEFGCNICYE is encoded by the coding sequence ATGGAACTAGAAAAAGCTGTGGAATTAATATGGGAAAATCGTAAATATACAACGACCGATCCCAAAGAAGCCATAAGCCATTTAAATGAAGAAGTTGCGGAATCTCTAAAAGCTCTTTTACGTAATGAACAGGATAAGGCAAAAAGGGAATTGGAAGATGCTTTATCATGCCTTTTTATTGCCCTGAAGGTACTTGATATCAACCCCGAGGAAGCTGTAATGCGCCAGGTAACTCAGATGAAACAAAGACATGAGAAGATGATGATTTTTAAAAAAGATAAGGTAGAAATATATGTAAATGGGGTGTTAAAGGGAGGCTGGTCTATTTGGAGCGATGAGGATGTAAAAGAAGCGGAAAAAATAGCCAAAGAATTCGGCTGCAATATTTGTTATGAATAA
- a CDS encoding segregation and condensation protein A, with translation MALNVKLEAFEGPFDLLFHLIEKNQIDIYDIPIAQLTDQYLEYLKDIEENKIDLASEFLVMAATLLSIKSRMLLPVPKDDQVQLELAVGDDELDPRTELVNMLVEYKKYKDIAEVLKNREEEQRKLFKRVPEDLSYLWNGEFNISNVNLENMKFIFSNLIMKKNQEGKLHTVSKDPYPLAKKVKEIYKIIASKSSVLFSKLFNKKCSKLELIVTFLAILELIKMNKIIAAQERLFDEIVVTSREVRQWK, from the coding sequence ATGGCACTTAATGTAAAACTGGAAGCTTTTGAGGGGCCCTTTGACCTTCTTTTTCACCTCATAGAAAAAAATCAGATTGATATTTACGATATACCTATTGCCCAACTGACGGACCAGTATTTAGAATACCTGAAAGATATTGAAGAAAACAAAATAGACCTTGCCAGCGAATTTTTAGTAATGGCCGCCACCCTCTTGAGTATTAAATCCAGAATGCTGCTACCCGTCCCAAAAGATGATCAGGTTCAACTGGAACTGGCGGTAGGGGATGATGAACTGGACCCGAGAACGGAACTGGTAAACATGCTGGTGGAGTATAAAAAGTATAAAGATATTGCGGAAGTTTTAAAAAATCGCGAAGAAGAACAGCGGAAATTATTTAAGCGAGTCCCGGAAGACCTGTCATATCTATGGAATGGGGAATTTAACATATCCAATGTTAATCTGGAAAATATGAAGTTTATTTTTTCAAATTTGATTATGAAGAAAAACCAGGAAGGAAAATTGCACACGGTGTCAAAGGACCCATATCCCTTGGCCAAAAAGGTAAAAGAGATATATAAAATCATTGCCAGCAAATCCAGCGTGCTTTTCAGCAAGTTATTCAATAAAAAGTGTTCTAAACTGGAACTGATTGTTACATTCCTTGCCATTCTAGAATTGATTAAAATGAATAAAATAATTGCTGCCCAAGAACGCCTTTTTGATGAGATTGTGGTGACGAGCAGGGAGGTTCGGCAATGGAAATAG
- a CDS encoding DUF2953 domain-containing protein has protein sequence MEISVVYLRVIKVDVKVPEMSFDIKNMIPFMTFKVNLSNRRIKKVKKTEKVVFSPLRFRIGMALNFIKRLSAQIKRFKPVIRVFLKTIKINKFDIGIKFGVKDPAIAGIIAGGIWSFIYFILSVMSYYFDFERVSSDITVFPLLLKTEPAQIVFKGIIQVRVGHIIITGLFIPVMWLISRRSYFNARRAKEYGWTSN, from the coding sequence ATGGAAATATCTGTTGTTTATTTGAGAGTAATTAAGGTAGATGTCAAAGTCCCCGAAATGAGCTTTGATATTAAAAATATGATTCCATTTATGACCTTTAAGGTAAATTTATCAAACCGTAGAATAAAAAAAGTAAAGAAAACCGAAAAGGTTGTATTTTCTCCCCTGAGATTCAGGATAGGTATGGCATTAAACTTTATAAAAAGATTGTCTGCGCAGATTAAAAGATTTAAACCGGTAATCAGGGTGTTTTTAAAAACCATAAAAATCAACAAGTTCGATATTGGTATCAAATTTGGGGTGAAGGACCCTGCCATCGCCGGGATTATAGCAGGTGGAATATGGAGTTTTATATATTTTATTTTAAGTGTTATGTCATATTATTTCGATTTCGAAAGAGTATCCAGTGATATAACAGTATTCCCATTATTATTAAAAACTGAACCCGCACAAATAGTCTTTAAAGGTATAATTCAAGTCAGGGTTGGTCATATTATTATTACAGGTTTATTTATTCCGGTAATGTGGCTTATTTCACGAAGAAGTTATTTTAATGCAAGGAGAGCGAAAGAATATGGATGGACATCCAATTGA